One window from the genome of Pandoraea fibrosis encodes:
- a CDS encoding DHA2 family efflux MFS transporter permease subunit, with protein sequence MAAGGGSGGGSGNTGGSAASAAAPRNASASDWIAVAAGALGALLATLDISITNSALPQIQGQIGASGTEGTWISTGYLMSEIVMIPLAAWLTRVLGLRRFLMLNAVFFTLFSMMCGASSSLPEMIIGRIGQGFAGGAMIPTAQMIIRTRLPRHQMPVGMAMFGLIVLLGPLLGPVVGGWLTENANWRWCFFLNLPISAAIVTLLMLGLKREPTNLRAFFTADWLGIVGLTIGLSSLTVVLEEGQRERWFDSHLIIWLSIVSAIGIGMMLVAQFTADKPIVKLSLLGNKNYASVIYIVFTVGAGLYGVSYLLPQFLSTIAGYNAQQSGNIMLLSGLPAFLMMPFLPRLISRVDIRLLVILGLLCFFASCMLDIGLTAQSVGHDFTLSQLLRGVGQMLAMMPLNQASMAAVDAQDAGDAAGLYNMARNLGGSVGLALLGTLIDRRTDYHDAMLRETITANSARGQEHLAANAAGFFAQTGDMVHAQLQATAQLAAEIARQASVMTFSETFYALGIALLLCVPLALLLKQPTGFSSGGH encoded by the coding sequence ATGGCAGCGGGAGGCGGCAGCGGTGGTGGCTCGGGCAACACGGGTGGGAGTGCCGCAAGCGCCGCCGCGCCGCGCAACGCCTCGGCGTCGGACTGGATCGCCGTGGCGGCGGGTGCGCTGGGCGCACTGCTGGCCACGCTCGACATTTCCATCACCAACTCGGCGCTGCCGCAGATTCAGGGACAAATCGGCGCCTCGGGCACGGAAGGCACCTGGATCTCGACGGGTTACCTGATGTCGGAAATCGTCATGATTCCGCTCGCCGCGTGGCTCACGCGCGTGCTCGGGCTACGACGTTTCCTGATGCTCAACGCCGTGTTCTTCACGCTTTTCTCGATGATGTGCGGTGCCTCGAGCAGCCTGCCCGAGATGATCATCGGCCGTATCGGACAAGGCTTCGCCGGTGGCGCCATGATTCCCACGGCGCAGATGATCATTCGCACGCGGCTGCCACGGCATCAGATGCCGGTGGGCATGGCGATGTTCGGCCTGATCGTGCTGCTCGGTCCATTGCTCGGACCGGTCGTCGGCGGATGGCTGACCGAGAACGCCAACTGGCGCTGGTGCTTCTTTCTGAATCTGCCGATCTCGGCCGCCATCGTCACGCTGCTCATGCTTGGTCTCAAACGCGAGCCGACCAATCTGCGGGCGTTCTTCACCGCCGACTGGCTGGGCATCGTGGGGCTGACCATCGGTCTGAGTTCGCTCACGGTGGTGCTTGAAGAAGGACAGCGCGAGCGTTGGTTCGACTCGCACCTGATTATCTGGCTGTCGATCGTGTCGGCGATCGGCATCGGCATGATGCTCGTGGCGCAGTTCACGGCAGACAAACCCATCGTCAAGCTCTCGCTGCTGGGCAACAAGAATTACGCGAGCGTGATCTACATCGTCTTCACGGTGGGGGCGGGGCTCTATGGCGTGTCGTATCTGCTGCCGCAGTTCCTTTCCACGATCGCGGGCTACAACGCCCAACAGTCGGGCAACATCATGCTGCTCTCGGGACTGCCCGCCTTCCTGATGATGCCGTTCCTGCCGCGCCTCATCAGCCGGGTGGACATTCGCCTGCTCGTGATTCTCGGGCTGTTGTGCTTCTTTGCCAGTTGCATGCTCGACATCGGCCTCACGGCGCAAAGCGTGGGCCACGATTTCACGCTCTCGCAACTGCTGCGCGGTGTGGGGCAGATGCTTGCCATGATGCCGCTCAATCAAGCGTCGATGGCCGCCGTCGATGCGCAGGACGCCGGCGACGCCGCAGGTCTGTACAACATGGCCCGCAACCTCGGCGGGTCGGTGGGGCTGGCGTTGCTCGGCACGCTGATCGACCGTCGCACCGACTATCACGACGCCATGCTGCGCGAGACGATCACCGCCAACAGCGCACGAGGTCAAGAGCATCTCGCGGCCAACGCGGCGGGCTTCTTCGCGCAGACAGGCGACATGGTCCATGCCCAATTGCAGGCCACCGCACAGCTCGCCGCCGAGATCGCACGGCAGGCCAGCGTGATGACGTTTTCCGAGACTTTTTACGCACTGGGTATCGCGCTGCTGCTTTGCGTGCCGCTGGCCCTGTTGCTCAAGCAGCCGACCGGTTTCAGTTCCGGCGGCCATTGA
- a CDS encoding porin: MKSAIPASLAILCAASGLALSTTAAAQSSVTLYGIVDQSVRYQNNANANNDALWQVANGAVTNSRFGFKGSEDLGGGMKAIFQLESGINPQNGQLSNGPRLFDRYAFVGLQNQYGTIKIGRQATEAFNVYGDFDPLTIGNYANNSWMYNITRGRVDNAVSYAGTFGGLSVGATYGFGNTPGTMAASNYWGARAAYAMGPFQVAGVYQQARDAAKNVQQMWGLAGIYSVSIAKVFVGYMGGRDRSGWLDSTLNDPAHTVATGNLNDNPRKDMTFYLGTTIQAMPNLAITGAAYFDDIKNINAQAGDAGSGRRYTYVLLAEYALSKRTQVYGTVDYNKVSGAARVELPGNSTQVGVATGIRHIF, from the coding sequence ATGAAGTCTGCAATTCCGGCCAGCCTGGCCATCCTCTGCGCCGCTAGCGGCCTGGCCCTGAGCACCACCGCTGCCGCGCAAAGCTCTGTCACCCTGTACGGGATCGTCGATCAGAGCGTGCGCTATCAGAACAACGCCAACGCCAATAACGACGCCCTGTGGCAAGTCGCCAACGGCGCCGTGACCAACAGCCGTTTCGGCTTCAAGGGCTCGGAAGATCTCGGTGGCGGCATGAAGGCGATCTTCCAGTTGGAATCGGGCATCAACCCGCAAAACGGCCAACTCTCGAATGGTCCGCGACTGTTTGACCGCTACGCCTTCGTCGGCCTGCAAAACCAGTACGGCACGATCAAGATCGGCCGTCAGGCAACCGAGGCGTTTAACGTCTATGGCGATTTCGATCCGCTCACGATCGGCAACTACGCGAACAACTCGTGGATGTACAACATCACGCGCGGGCGCGTCGACAACGCAGTGAGCTACGCCGGCACGTTCGGTGGCCTGTCGGTCGGTGCAACCTATGGCTTCGGCAACACGCCGGGCACGATGGCTGCCAGCAACTACTGGGGCGCTCGTGCCGCCTACGCCATGGGCCCGTTCCAGGTCGCCGGCGTGTATCAGCAAGCGCGCGATGCCGCCAAGAACGTGCAGCAGATGTGGGGCCTGGCCGGTATCTACAGCGTCTCGATCGCCAAGGTCTTCGTCGGCTACATGGGCGGGCGCGATCGCAGCGGCTGGCTCGACAGCACGCTCAACGATCCGGCTCACACGGTCGCTACGGGCAACCTGAACGACAACCCGCGCAAGGACATGACGTTCTATCTCGGCACGACCATTCAGGCCATGCCGAACCTCGCGATCACGGGTGCGGCGTATTTCGACGACATCAAGAACATCAACGCCCAGGCGGGCGATGCCGGTTCTGGCCGTCGTTACACGTATGTGCTGCTCGCCGAGTACGCCCTGTCCAAGCGCACGCAAGTCTACGGCACCGTCGACTACAACAAGGTCAGCGGCGCAGCGCGCGTCGAACTGCCGGGCAACTCGACGCAAGTGGGCGTGGCAACCGGTATTCGCCACATCTTCTAA
- a CDS encoding amino acid permease, producing the protein MTHSPQSSQSSRPRDFAHITRREQGLRRSLTASQMAMIAIGGAIGTGLFLGSGFAIGFAGPSVLISYGIGAFIALMLMGCLAEMTVAHPTSGSFGAYAEHYIGPWAGFLVRYAYWSCIVLAVGTEVSAIAVYMKYWFPQVPGWYWVAGFSAALVLVNAMSVNLFGAIEYGFSLIKITAIVIFILIGAYVVFIAPGSVAGGGHTPAGFANYTAHGGFFPKGLWGMWVAVIISIFSYLSIEMIAVAAGEAENPERAVTRAFRSTVVRLVLFYLLTLALMLAIVPWTAAGQDESPFVKVMQAISIPGAAGVINFVVLIAALSSMNSQLYITTRMMFSLSRAGYAPARFGEVNRRGVPLAALLLSTVGIALATLVNFLYPESSFTFMMAISMFGAMLTWMMIFVTHFFFRRAWRRENHPPLAFRMWGFPWLTLLGATLMAAIMLTTLFTGVFRMTLIFGVPFVVVVLLIYFLWYRKHDGEPQTRTATPS; encoded by the coding sequence ATGACGCATTCCCCCCAGTCTTCTCAATCCAGTCGGCCCCGCGACTTCGCCCATATCACGCGCCGCGAGCAAGGCTTGCGACGCTCGCTCACGGCCAGTCAGATGGCGATGATCGCCATCGGGGGTGCCATCGGCACCGGGCTCTTTCTCGGCAGCGGCTTCGCCATCGGCTTTGCCGGTCCGAGTGTGCTGATCTCTTACGGCATCGGCGCATTCATCGCACTCATGCTCATGGGATGCCTCGCCGAAATGACGGTCGCGCATCCGACGTCGGGCTCGTTCGGCGCGTACGCCGAACACTACATCGGTCCGTGGGCCGGTTTTCTGGTTCGCTACGCGTATTGGTCATGCATCGTACTGGCCGTGGGCACCGAGGTGAGCGCCATCGCCGTCTACATGAAGTACTGGTTCCCACAGGTGCCGGGCTGGTATTGGGTTGCGGGCTTCTCGGCAGCGCTCGTACTCGTGAACGCCATGTCGGTGAATCTGTTCGGTGCGATCGAATACGGCTTTTCGCTCATCAAGATCACCGCCATCGTCATCTTCATTCTGATCGGCGCCTACGTGGTCTTCATCGCGCCGGGATCGGTCGCCGGTGGCGGGCATACGCCTGCGGGATTTGCGAATTACACCGCGCACGGCGGCTTCTTTCCGAAGGGGCTGTGGGGGATGTGGGTCGCGGTCATCATCTCGATATTCAGCTACCTGTCCATCGAGATGATTGCGGTGGCCGCCGGTGAAGCCGAGAATCCGGAGCGCGCCGTGACGCGCGCCTTCCGCTCCACAGTCGTGCGTCTCGTGTTGTTCTATCTGCTCACGCTTGCCCTGATGCTCGCCATCGTGCCGTGGACCGCCGCCGGTCAGGACGAAAGCCCGTTCGTGAAGGTGATGCAGGCCATTAGCATTCCCGGCGCCGCAGGTGTCATCAACTTCGTGGTGCTGATCGCCGCGCTCTCGTCGATGAACAGTCAGCTCTACATCACCACGCGCATGATGTTCTCGCTCTCGCGCGCCGGGTATGCGCCCGCACGCTTCGGCGAGGTCAATCGGCGTGGCGTGCCGCTTGCGGCATTGCTGCTCTCGACCGTCGGCATTGCGCTCGCCACGCTCGTGAACTTCCTGTATCCCGAGTCGTCTTTCACGTTCATGATGGCGATCTCGATGTTCGGCGCGATGCTCACCTGGATGATGATCTTCGTCACGCACTTCTTCTTCCGCCGGGCGTGGCGGCGCGAGAATCATCCGCCGCTGGCATTCCGCATGTGGGGCTTCCCGTGGCTCACGCTGCTCGGCGCGACGCTGATGGCAGCCATCATGCTCACCACGCTGTTCACCGGGGTATTCCGCATGACGCTGATCTTCGGCGTGCCGTTCGTTGTCGTCGTGCTGCTGATCTACTTCCTGTGGTACCGCAAGCACGACGGCGAACCACAGACGCGCACGGCCACGCCGTCATGA
- a CDS encoding HlyD family secretion protein, translating to MTTAAQVKPAESAPLTARQAQAPANKAGEAPQTPGQTKAPANPRRKKILLGAVALGVVAALGWGAQWWFVGRFIESTDDAYLQADSMTVAPKVGGYVTEVLVRDNETVTVGQPLVRLDGRQYQAAYDEAQATALAREADVARAQAELSQHSATIAQARAELDSARANAAYSAGQVKRYAPLVATGAETDERLAELRNASARADASLKSNEASLLASERQTDTLTAALAQAKAQLSVAQASARKAELDLADTVVKSTLAGRVGDRAVRVGQFAQPGTRLLTVVPVQNVYLTANFKETQVGHMRPGQPVTVHVDALPGEPIHGVVDSLSPGTGAQFALLPAQNATGNFTKIVQRVPVRIRLEVPESLRTVLLPGLSVTAEVDTHRNAPATPAKQAARTGQQLSLSAPLDAIFGPDTNVAPSPANGGAQRG from the coding sequence ATGACCACCGCAGCACAGGTCAAGCCGGCGGAATCGGCGCCGTTGACCGCACGTCAGGCGCAAGCCCCGGCCAACAAGGCTGGCGAGGCGCCGCAAACGCCCGGCCAGACGAAGGCCCCGGCCAACCCTCGCCGCAAGAAAATTCTGCTCGGCGCGGTGGCGCTGGGCGTGGTTGCCGCGCTCGGCTGGGGCGCGCAATGGTGGTTTGTCGGTCGCTTCATCGAGTCGACCGACGACGCCTATTTGCAAGCCGACAGCATGACTGTCGCCCCGAAAGTTGGCGGCTACGTGACCGAAGTGCTGGTGCGCGACAACGAAACGGTGACGGTCGGGCAGCCACTCGTGCGACTCGATGGGCGTCAGTATCAGGCCGCCTACGACGAAGCGCAGGCCACGGCACTGGCCCGCGAAGCCGACGTTGCCCGGGCACAGGCGGAACTCTCTCAGCACTCGGCCACGATCGCGCAGGCACGCGCCGAACTCGACAGCGCACGCGCGAATGCCGCGTACTCCGCGGGTCAGGTCAAACGCTATGCGCCGCTGGTCGCCACCGGTGCCGAAACCGACGAGCGTCTCGCCGAGTTGCGCAATGCCAGCGCCCGCGCCGACGCCTCGCTCAAGAGCAACGAGGCCAGCTTGTTGGCAAGCGAGCGCCAGACGGACACGCTCACGGCCGCACTGGCCCAGGCCAAGGCGCAACTGAGCGTCGCACAGGCCAGCGCACGCAAGGCCGAACTCGATCTCGCGGACACGGTAGTCAAAAGCACGCTGGCCGGACGCGTCGGCGATCGTGCCGTGCGCGTCGGCCAGTTTGCTCAGCCGGGCACGCGACTGCTCACCGTCGTGCCGGTGCAGAACGTCTATCTGACGGCGAACTTCAAGGAAACGCAGGTCGGCCATATGCGGCCCGGCCAGCCGGTGACGGTGCACGTCGATGCCCTGCCCGGCGAACCGATTCACGGTGTGGTCGATTCGCTCTCGCCCGGCACCGGTGCGCAATTCGCACTGCTGCCCGCGCAGAACGCCACCGGTAACTTCACGAAGATCGTGCAACGCGTGCCGGTTCGCATCCGTCTCGAGGTGCCGGAATCGTTGCGAACGGTGCTGCTGCCAGGCCTGTCGGTTACCGCCGAGGTCGATACGCATCGCAACGCGCCGGCCACGCCCGCAAAACAAGCGGCCCGCACGGGGCAGCAGCTCTCGCTCAGTGCGCCGCTCGACGCCATCTTCGGACCCGACACGAACGTCGCGCCGTCGCCTGCGAACGGTGGAGCGCAACGTGGCTGA
- a CDS encoding CerR family C-terminal domain-containing protein, which translates to MTGTSRAGRAQGAATRPRHAVDTGYQRGEETRARIILAAIKCFGEFGFAGASTRDIANEAGVNAPALQYYFDNKEGVYKACVEYILSLVMGQMGEAIESAERVVADPNATDKQLMDAFCELQNRKAGFMEEVPEIDGWHMFMAREQAGLGPEAGFKVFHERFSSRLASVCANIVTRLAGVAPDNEEMRIRAVCISTLGMAFRVMRRSVACSMGWDGEPNPDRNRMVREAVLEQTRQLLERIVKQRKAAR; encoded by the coding sequence ATGACAGGGACTTCACGTGCAGGGCGTGCGCAGGGTGCGGCAACGCGTCCGCGGCATGCAGTCGACACGGGGTATCAACGTGGCGAGGAAACGCGTGCGCGCATCATCCTCGCGGCGATCAAGTGTTTCGGGGAGTTCGGCTTTGCGGGAGCGTCTACGCGAGACATCGCGAACGAGGCGGGCGTGAACGCGCCGGCGCTCCAGTATTACTTCGACAACAAGGAGGGGGTGTACAAGGCGTGCGTCGAGTACATCCTGAGCCTCGTGATGGGGCAGATGGGGGAAGCCATCGAATCCGCCGAGCGAGTGGTGGCGGATCCGAACGCAACCGACAAGCAGCTCATGGATGCGTTTTGCGAACTACAGAACCGCAAAGCGGGATTCATGGAAGAGGTGCCTGAGATCGACGGCTGGCACATGTTCATGGCTCGCGAACAGGCAGGCCTTGGCCCGGAAGCCGGATTCAAGGTGTTTCACGAGCGGTTTTCGAGCCGGTTGGCGTCGGTCTGCGCAAACATCGTCACGCGTCTCGCGGGCGTGGCACCGGACAATGAGGAAATGCGTATTCGCGCGGTGTGCATCAGCACATTGGGCATGGCATTTCGCGTGATGCGCCGCTCCGTCGCTTGTTCGATGGGATGGGACGGCGAGCCGAATCCCGATCGCAACCGGATGGTGCGCGAGGCAGTACTGGAACAGACGCGGCAACTGCTGGAGCGCATCGTCAAGCAGCGCAAGGCGGCCAGGTAA
- the tcdA gene encoding tRNA cyclic N6-threonylcarbamoyladenosine(37) synthase TcdA: protein MNSTPSIVVAPVPVTPSEEDFDANRRFGGIARLYGDDGLARLRDAHVAVIGIGGVGSWVAEALARSAVGRLTLIDLDNVAESNTNRQVHALDGNFGKPKVTAMAERIVAINPACQLTLVEDFVAPENLDAMLSGGFDWLVDAIDSVRVKTALIAWCVAHKQRLITVGGAGGQIDPTRIRIDDLARTIQDPLLAKVRAQLRKQHGFVRGPKAKFNVPAVYSDEPLQYPEAVCAPGDGADAAPGPQGLNCAGFGSSMCVTATFGMAAAAHVLKQITKRAA from the coding sequence ATGAACAGTACCCCGTCGATCGTTGTTGCTCCGGTGCCTGTCACGCCATCGGAGGAAGATTTTGACGCGAACCGCCGTTTTGGCGGCATCGCGCGCTTATATGGTGATGACGGTCTCGCACGCCTGCGTGATGCCCACGTGGCCGTCATCGGCATCGGCGGCGTCGGTTCGTGGGTCGCCGAAGCACTGGCACGCAGCGCCGTGGGCCGACTCACGCTGATCGATCTCGATAACGTCGCCGAAAGCAATACCAATCGTCAGGTGCATGCACTGGACGGCAACTTCGGGAAACCGAAAGTTACCGCGATGGCCGAGCGAATCGTGGCCATCAATCCTGCTTGCCAGCTTACGCTTGTCGAAGACTTCGTGGCGCCGGAGAATCTCGACGCCATGTTGAGCGGCGGCTTCGACTGGCTCGTCGATGCCATCGACAGCGTGCGGGTGAAGACGGCGCTGATCGCCTGGTGCGTGGCGCACAAGCAGCGTCTGATCACCGTGGGCGGGGCGGGCGGTCAGATCGATCCGACACGGATTCGTATCGACGATCTTGCCCGCACGATCCAGGACCCGCTGCTGGCGAAAGTGCGTGCGCAATTACGCAAGCAACATGGTTTTGTCCGTGGGCCGAAAGCCAAGTTCAACGTGCCCGCCGTGTACTCGGACGAGCCCTTGCAGTACCCGGAAGCGGTCTGTGCACCGGGCGACGGCGCCGATGCGGCTCCGGGGCCACAGGGCCTGAACTGTGCCGGTTTCGGCTCAAGCATGTGTGTGACAGCGACATTCGGCATGGCAGCCGCTGCTCACGTTCTGAAGCAAATCACGAAGCGTGCCGCCTGA
- a CDS encoding Lrp/AsnC family transcriptional regulator, with protein MNLDLADLRILRHLELNGRISNQELADAVGLSPSACLRRVKLLEDRGVISGYRCIVDAQHIGLEFEALVQITLRPDVDQWHEKFLACVQNWPEVVTARIVTGSANYILTVRARNLAHYSDFIVNELYRAPAVMSIQSNIVLKTIKHTQSLVDLVKQK; from the coding sequence ATGAACCTCGACCTTGCCGATCTGCGCATCCTTCGCCATCTTGAACTCAATGGACGCATCTCCAACCAGGAGTTGGCGGATGCCGTTGGCTTGTCGCCATCAGCCTGCCTTCGCCGGGTGAAATTGCTCGAGGATCGCGGGGTGATTTCCGGATACCGCTGCATCGTGGACGCACAGCATATCGGTCTGGAGTTCGAAGCGCTAGTGCAAATTACGCTCCGTCCGGACGTCGATCAGTGGCATGAAAAGTTTCTCGCGTGTGTGCAGAACTGGCCCGAAGTGGTGACCGCTCGCATCGTTACCGGCTCGGCGAATTACATCTTGACGGTAAGAGCCCGTAACCTCGCGCATTACTCCGATTTCATCGTGAATGAGCTGTACCGGGCGCCCGCCGTGATGTCGATTCAGTCGAATATCGTGCTAAAGACAATTAAACACACGCAGTCCCTTGTCGACCTCGTCAAGCAAAAATAA
- a CDS encoding efflux transporter outer membrane subunit — translation MTLPIRTLAVAAALLVTGCTVGPNYRGAPEVAGDALRTGATFAHAGEGVEAHTPGVARWWTALNDPQLTALIDDAIAHSPDIRAAQAKVRQSRASLRSHQADLLPKAGVDLATIRTRSPDLSLLGGEGGGGGRGPLDLYVAGFDASWEIDLFGGTRRAVEAASADADAASEDLADAHVQLAAEVAQTYVGLRDQQARLTLVRDSAQLESEMLDLTRQRRAGGVASELDVERLVTQVEQTQSRVLPLEADVIESLDQLALLTGRAPGTLDAELKTSKALPTLPAKVAIGDPSALLQARPDIRAAERRLASQNAQIGVQTANWFPKLSIMGELGYSALDPGHLVRKDNFSWMTMPRLQWNVLDFGRVQAGVDGAKAGRDQAQAKYESAVLTALRDADVALARYGHQRENVYRVRSVEASAARAAVLTRQRYRAGTASTLDWLDAERTRFSAEQDRIAADAQLLKSFVTLHKALGLGWQVGPEVAAEGATTAATATQAGRG, via the coding sequence ATGACGCTTCCTATCCGAACGCTGGCCGTTGCGGCCGCCCTCCTCGTCACCGGCTGCACCGTCGGCCCGAACTATCGCGGCGCGCCCGAGGTCGCGGGCGACGCCCTGCGCACCGGGGCGACGTTCGCACATGCGGGCGAAGGTGTCGAAGCCCACACGCCGGGGGTTGCCCGGTGGTGGACGGCGCTGAACGATCCACAACTCACCGCGCTGATCGACGACGCCATCGCGCATAGCCCCGACATCCGTGCCGCGCAGGCGAAGGTACGTCAGTCGCGCGCGAGCCTGCGCAGTCATCAGGCCGACCTGCTGCCGAAAGCGGGCGTCGATCTGGCGACGATACGCACCCGATCCCCGGATCTGAGTCTGCTTGGCGGTGAAGGCGGCGGCGGTGGTCGTGGCCCGCTCGACCTGTATGTCGCCGGCTTCGACGCCAGTTGGGAGATCGATCTGTTCGGCGGCACGCGACGTGCTGTCGAGGCCGCCAGCGCCGATGCCGACGCCGCATCGGAGGATCTGGCCGACGCGCATGTGCAACTTGCCGCCGAGGTCGCTCAGACTTACGTCGGGTTGCGCGATCAGCAAGCCCGCCTGACGCTGGTGCGCGACTCGGCCCAGTTGGAAAGCGAAATGCTCGACCTCACGCGTCAGCGCCGCGCGGGCGGTGTCGCGTCGGAGCTCGACGTCGAACGACTCGTGACGCAAGTGGAGCAAACACAATCGCGTGTACTGCCGCTGGAAGCCGACGTCATCGAATCGCTCGATCAGTTGGCATTGCTGACCGGACGCGCCCCGGGCACCCTCGACGCCGAGTTGAAGACATCCAAAGCGCTGCCGACCCTGCCGGCAAAGGTCGCCATCGGCGATCCGTCCGCCTTGTTGCAGGCGCGCCCGGACATTCGCGCTGCGGAGCGTCGTCTGGCCTCGCAGAACGCACAGATCGGTGTGCAGACGGCCAATTGGTTTCCGAAGCTCTCGATCATGGGAGAACTCGGCTATTCCGCGCTGGACCCCGGCCATCTCGTGCGCAAGGACAACTTCAGTTGGATGACGATGCCGCGCCTGCAATGGAATGTGCTCGACTTCGGCCGCGTTCAGGCGGGTGTCGACGGCGCAAAGGCGGGACGCGATCAGGCGCAGGCGAAGTATGAAAGTGCGGTGCTCACCGCGTTGCGAGACGCCGACGTGGCGCTCGCGCGCTACGGCCATCAGCGCGAAAACGTGTACCGGGTGCGCAGCGTGGAGGCGTCGGCCGCGCGCGCTGCCGTACTCACACGACAGCGCTACCGCGCAGGCACCGCCAGCACGCTCGATTGGCTGGATGCGGAGCGCACGCGATTCTCCGCCGAACAAGACCGCATCGCTGCGGATGCGCAACTTCTCAAGTCGTTCGTGACGTTGCACAAAGCGCTGGGGCTGGGATGGCAAGTCGGCCCGGAAGTCGCCGCAGAAGGGGCAACGACAGCGGCAACGGCAACGCAAGCAGGGCGAGGCTGA
- a CDS encoding AMP-binding protein, producing MEKVWLKSYPPGVPAEIDVNMYRSLNDLFLQSCQKFADRPSFTNLGVTMTFADLERKSRDFAAYLQSLPGLERGSRVAIMSPNLLQYPVAVFGILRAGMVVVNVNPLYTAGELEHQLKDAECGAIVVIENFAATLEKALPNTPVKHVITTAIGDLVPAPKRWIVNYVVRHVKKMVPAWSIPHAVPFRTALAQGARAKHQEVQLGHDDIAFLQYTGGTTGVAKGAMLTHRNMIANMLQARAWVGSGLEEGKEIIVTALPLYHIFCLTANCLVFLQLGALNLLITNPRDMPGFVKELGKWKFTFMTGVNTLFNGLLNTPGFDQLDFSALKCALGGGAAVQRAVADRWQKVTGHPLIEAYGLTETSPAVCINPLGSEFNGSIGLPISSTDVSIRNDANEALGFGQEGEICVRGPQVMKGYWHRPDETAKTITPDGWLRTGDIGTMDEQGYVRITDRKKDMIIVSGFNVYPNEVESVLAMCPGVLEAAVVGVPSERTGEAVKAVIVKKSQDLTEKVIIDFCRQHLTNYKVPHVIEFRKDLPKTPVGKVLRRELR from the coding sequence ATGGAAAAAGTCTGGCTCAAGAGCTATCCGCCCGGCGTGCCGGCCGAGATCGACGTCAACATGTATCGTTCGCTGAACGATCTGTTCCTGCAAAGCTGCCAGAAGTTCGCGGATCGCCCGTCGTTCACCAACCTCGGTGTGACGATGACCTTTGCGGACCTCGAACGCAAATCACGCGACTTTGCCGCCTATCTGCAAAGCCTGCCCGGACTGGAGCGCGGCTCGCGCGTGGCGATCATGTCGCCGAACCTGCTGCAATATCCGGTCGCCGTTTTCGGCATCCTGCGGGCCGGCATGGTGGTCGTGAACGTCAACCCGCTTTACACGGCCGGCGAACTCGAGCATCAACTCAAAGATGCCGAGTGCGGCGCCATCGTCGTGATCGAAAACTTCGCTGCCACCCTGGAAAAGGCACTGCCCAACACGCCGGTCAAGCACGTCATCACGACGGCGATCGGCGATCTCGTGCCGGCCCCCAAGCGCTGGATCGTGAACTACGTCGTGCGCCATGTGAAGAAGATGGTGCCCGCGTGGAGCATTCCCCACGCGGTGCCGTTTCGCACGGCGCTCGCGCAAGGCGCGCGCGCCAAGCATCAGGAAGTGCAACTGGGTCACGACGACATCGCCTTCCTGCAATACACGGGCGGCACCACGGGTGTCGCCAAGGGCGCGATGCTCACGCATCGCAACATGATCGCCAACATGCTGCAGGCACGCGCGTGGGTCGGTTCGGGTCTCGAGGAAGGCAAGGAGATCATCGTCACCGCCCTGCCGCTCTATCACATCTTCTGTCTGACGGCGAACTGCCTGGTGTTCCTCCAGTTGGGCGCACTCAACCTGCTCATCACCAACCCGCGCGACATGCCCGGCTTCGTGAAAGAGCTGGGCAAATGGAAGTTCACGTTCATGACCGGCGTGAACACGCTCTTCAACGGATTGCTCAATACCCCCGGGTTCGATCAGCTCGACTTCAGCGCGCTCAAGTGCGCGCTGGGGGGTGGCGCTGCCGTGCAGCGTGCGGTGGCCGATCGCTGGCAGAAGGTCACCGGCCATCCGCTCATCGAAGCCTACGGTCTCACGGAGACGTCACCCGCCGTGTGTATCAACCCGCTCGGCAGCGAGTTCAACGGGTCGATCGGCCTGCCGATCTCGTCGACGGACGTCAGTATCCGCAACGACGCCAACGAAGCGCTCGGCTTCGGTCAGGAAGGCGAAATCTGCGTGCGCGGCCCACAGGTCATGAAGGGTTACTGGCACCGGCCGGACGAAACGGCCAAGACGATTACGCCTGACGGCTGGCTGCGCACCGGCGACATCGGCACGATGGATGAACAGGGCTATGTGCGCATCACCGACCGCAAGAAGGACATGATCATCGTGTCCGGCTTCAACGTGTATCCGAACGAGGTCGAGAGCGTGCTGGCGATGTGCCCGGGCGTGCTCGAAGCGGCCGTTGTCGGCGTGCCGAGCGAGCGGACTGGCGAAGCGGTGAAAGCCGTGATCGTGAAGAAGTCGCAGGATCTGACCGAGAAGGTCATCATCGACTTCTGCCGCCAGCACCTGACGAACTACAAGGTGCCGCACGTGATCGAATTCCGCAAAGACCTGCCCAAGACGCCGGTGGGCAAGGTCCTTCGTCGCGAATTGCGCTGA